The following coding sequences are from one Salvia hispanica cultivar TCC Black 2014 chromosome 3, UniMelb_Shisp_WGS_1.0, whole genome shotgun sequence window:
- the LOC125210707 gene encoding putative aldehyde oxidase Art an 7 — protein MGRLLKSLLILSLLHVIHSQEDEASIKPPKIKFGFFKGFSFSIPFGKKEPEPAPPPIATSDVPDPEDGGGGTWMYYGIEKLETKNERLGSWEIHSQNSGVSAMHIQLMPNNKAAWHDSTSNGLSEIDNSPPFCRPRVGGRQTDSKQDCTAHAVQYDIETAHVRPVKVDSSPWCSSGGLSRSGSLISTGGDKDGLKSVRILKPCNDCNFEENKRALFSNRWYATQHTLDDGNFVLVGGRNAYNYEIVPPDTLTFTPQLFELPLLEDTNDDAGRENNLYPFVNLLPDGNLFVFANHKSIILEPRTGKTVRPLPDLAGGSRNYPASGMSALLPIDLSTDNPSIEILVCGGNTREAYILSDLQQPKRTFVEAARDCGRLNLNMEGADWEKEDMPTPRVMGDMQLLPTGDVLMLNGAKSGTSAWDAADVPNLTPVLYSPNKEKGVRFQELAPSAVPRMYHSCSTVLPDGKILVAGSNTNAFYKLEKYGDNFKFPTELRVEKFSPPYLAPDMVINRVEIMDGETERELKYGVEFDLVIGSRDVKQGDIKVTMYSPPFTTHGYSMNQRLLILKLVSVQNGRIKVVAPPTARLAPPGHYLVFVVHREVPSRGIWVHIE, from the exons ATGGGTAGGTTGTTGAAATCTCTTCTCATCCTCTCTCTCTTGCATGTCATACATAGTCAAGAAGATGAGGCATCTATAAAAcccccaaaaataaaatttggatttttcaaAGGATTCAGCTTTAGTATCCCATTTGGGAAGAAAGAGCCGGAGCCGGCACCGCCACCAATTGCAACAAGCGATGTCCCTGACCCTGAAGACGGAGGCGGAGGGACCTGGATGTATTATGGCATCGAGAAACTCGAAACCAAAAATGAAAGGCTTGGGAGTTGGGAGATCCATTCGCAAAATTCGGGTGTTTCTGCAATGCACATTCAATTGATGCCTAACAACAAGGCTGCATGGCACGATTCCACCAGCAATGGGCTGTCGGAGATCGATAATAGTCCGCCCTTTTGCAGACCTCGGGTTGGGGGGAGGCAGACAGATTCGAAACAGGACTGTACGGCTCATGCCGTTCAATATGATATCGAGACCGCTCATGTTAGACCCGTCAAG GTGGACTCAAGCCCTTGGTGCTCATCCGGCGGGCTTTCGCGCAGCGGAAGCCTGATCTCCACCGGCGGCGACAAAGACGGCCTAAAATCCGTGAGAATTCTAAAGCCATGCAATGACTGCAATTTCGAAGAAAACAAGCGAGCCCTCTTCTCCAACCGCTGGTACGCCACTCAACATACCCTCGACGACGGCAACTTCGTCCTCGTCGGCGGCCGCAACGCCTACAACTACGAGATTGTCCCTCCAGACACCCTTACATTCACACCCCAGCTCTTCGAGCTCCCCCTCCTCGAAGACACCAACGATGACGCCGGCCGCGAGAACAACCTCTACCCCTTCGTCAACCTCCTCCCTGACGGCAACCTCTTCGTCTTCGCCAACCACAAGTCCATCATCCTCGAGCCCCGCACCGGCAAAACCGTCCGCCCTCTCCCCGATTTAGCAGGCGGCTCCCGCAACTATCCCGCCTCAGGGATGTCCGCTCTCCTCCCCATCGATCTTAGTACAGACAACCCTAGCATTGAAATCCTCGTATGCGGTGGGAACACCCGCGAGGCTTACATACTGTCAGACTTGCAACAGCCGAAAAGAACATTTGTGGAGGCTGCACGTGACTGCGGGAGGCTGAACCTCAACATGGAGGGAGCTGATTGGGAGAAGGAGGATATGCCTACGCCGCGGGTGATGGGGGACATGCAACTTCTCCCAACCGGAGATGTGTTGATGCTTAATGGCGCGAAGTCGGGGACTTCTGCTTGGGATGCAGCGGATGTGCCTAATCTCACCCCAGTTTTGTATAGCCCGAATAAAGAGAAGGGGGTACGGTTTCAAGAGTTGGCTCCTTCCGCTGTCCCGAGGATGTACCATTCATGCTCTACAGTGTTGCCTGATGGGAAGATCCTTGTTGCCGGTAGCAACACTAACGCCTTCTACAAGCTCGAGAAATATGGAGACAACTTCAAGTTCCCTACGGAGCTCAGGGTGGAGAAGTTCTCACCGCCATATTTGGCGCCAGATATGGTGATCAACCGTGTCGAAATCATGGATGGAGAAACCGAAAGGGAATTGAAGTATGGAGTAGAGTTTGATTTGGTGATTGGATCACGAGATGTTAAGCAGGGTGATATTAAGGTGACGATGTACTCGCCGCCCTTCACCACACATGGTTACTCTATGAACCAGAGGTTGCTGATTTTGAAGCTCGTGAGTGTGCAGAATGGGAGGATCAAGGTGGTTGCGCCGCCCACAGCAAGGCTTGCTCCGCCCGGGCACTATCTTGTCTTTGTTGTTCATCGAGAGGTTCCGAGCCGTGGAATATGGGTACATATTGAGTAG